A stretch of the Thermofilum adornatum genome encodes the following:
- a CDS encoding extracellular solute-binding protein, which translates to MNISRNVLIAIVLVIVAVGIIGAYYLTLPPSPQPTQPSQPTQPSQPSQPSQPSQPSQPSQPQQPSQPSQPQQPSGPTLQTLTIGTSQIRVPSDFYDFVQKAKAGQVKVTINFWTGMSDWEVQVMKQVIDKFQKEYPGITIKYTNVQNLKEQVKAGVLTGDIENTAHVFTWAHDWTGDLADSGTIIALDQYLPVETLTDLKQQYMASAYSSGVYKLHFYGFPWAAEAIALVCNKDFVPTAPQTWSDYEKIMQQWYNPSKNTYGIAYQIDPYHVYPFVTAFGGFYYDDDKNTAGVNTTGTLEGLKFYITHVMKYMYTSDTGMETQLKILLEKRTPCMVTGPWNIKTIKETIPNTVVYPIPSIDGKTPRPFSGIKLLWITSVVANDKNRLYASILFSMWFTLNDDTLKTLVDAGYIPVKLSILQYLQANADKYPTTLGFAQSVSNSVPMPKSANMQYVWAPVSDVLNSVLTTYNEKGPDAAVQALSQLLNDAQAKILAKIKS; encoded by the coding sequence ATGAACATAAGTAGAAACGTGCTCATAGCAATTGTTCTCGTCATTGTAGCTGTCGGCATAATAGGCGCATATTACCTAACCCTGCCCCCATCTCCACAGCCCACACAGCCAAGCCAACCTACTCAACCCTCTCAGCCCTCGCAACCTAGTCAACCCTCCCAGCCGAGCCAGCCTTCCCAGCCCCAGCAGCCCTCACAGCCATCACAGCCCCAGCAGCCTTCTGGCCCAACTCTCCAAACACTCACTATTGGAACAAGCCAGATAAGAGTCCCCAGCGACTTCTACGACTTTGTCCAGAAAGCTAAAGCTGGACAAGTAAAGGTCACAATAAACTTCTGGACTGGGATGAGTGACTGGGAAGTCCAAGTAATGAAACAGGTCATAGACAAATTCCAGAAAGAGTATCCGGGGATAACTATCAAATATACAAATGTCCAGAACCTGAAGGAACAGGTAAAGGCAGGCGTCTTGACAGGGGACATCGAGAACACCGCCCACGTGTTTACTTGGGCACATGACTGGACGGGAGACCTGGCGGACAGCGGGACAATAATCGCGCTTGACCAGTATCTCCCAGTTGAGACCCTGACAGACCTCAAGCAACAATACATGGCTTCTGCCTATTCAAGCGGCGTCTACAAGCTACACTTCTACGGCTTCCCATGGGCGGCAGAAGCAATAGCCCTCGTATGTAACAAGGACTTTGTACCGACGGCTCCACAGACCTGGAGCGACTACGAGAAAATAATGCAACAATGGTACAACCCATCTAAGAACACGTATGGTATAGCCTACCAGATTGACCCCTACCACGTCTACCCATTTGTTACCGCATTTGGAGGCTTCTACTATGACGACGACAAGAACACGGCCGGAGTCAACACAACTGGCACCCTCGAGGGGCTAAAGTTCTACATCACCCACGTTATGAAGTACATGTATACGTCTGACACAGGCATGGAGACCCAGCTCAAAATACTCCTCGAAAAGAGAACCCCATGCATGGTTACGGGCCCATGGAACATAAAGACAATCAAGGAAACGATTCCAAACACTGTTGTGTACCCGATTCCATCAATCGACGGGAAGACTCCGAGGCCCTTCTCTGGAATCAAGCTACTATGGATCACGAGTGTCGTTGCCAACGACAAGAACAGGCTCTATGCATCCATCCTATTCTCGATGTGGTTCACACTCAACGATGACACATTGAAGACCCTGGTCGACGCGGGATACATCCCAGTAAAGCTATCCATACTACAATACCTACAAGCTAATGCAGACAAGTACCCGACAACCCTCGGCTTTGCACAGTCAGTCTCAAACAGCGTTCCAATGCCCAAATCCGCGAACATGCAGTACGTCTGGGCTCCAGTCTCCGACGTTCTAAACTCAGTGTTGACAACCTACAATGAGAAGGGTCCCGACGCCGCTGTCCAGGCGCTGAGCCAGCTACTTAACGATGCACAGGCAAAGATCCTAGCAAAAATAAAGAGTTAA
- a CDS encoding carbohydrate ABC transporter permease translates to MAKSKSKGLYPSHVAFMLIFLSLAMYLFFSIWPIAYSIYVAFTDANNYNIASEPRIRELQAQRANIINYLQNNRENVLKQVYAVDNYLGNAYSSLLTLKQIIQSSTPQNFSVAKISEIRGTTDNALAYASNIITSNTTFLYYYANLGDVVSKAVTLIDGGIWADIDKIVGFKLILTEDDLAQLRTSVVPKIDQALSLLQTARDMLRQIETNYDSFVASATKGLDEEIDKISMHFVGLKNFETLFSDSRFPNSIYKTLLFVLTSVPLKVAVGVFLAFLFSSELIYGRKIMRAALLVPWALPVLLSVTTWRMFMAPQMGPLWYFLKGLGIDINIYNREWDAFLAYNIVEMWLAYPFIMTVTMAAITSIPKELIESAMVDGASVWQRFKDIMLPLISRPVLFASILTAGASLQAFMVPLLINNGGPTKDIQFLWFPRTTGGVNEMIVLFGYNRAYLDQLYGLSAAAYLVVVAILFIYALIWYFLIYKRTTPGGM, encoded by the coding sequence ATGGCCAAGTCCAAGAGTAAAGGTTTGTATCCCTCACACGTAGCTTTCATGCTTATCTTCCTGAGTCTGGCCATGTACCTCTTCTTCTCAATATGGCCAATAGCATACTCGATCTATGTTGCCTTTACAGACGCCAACAATTACAACATAGCCTCTGAGCCCAGGATACGTGAACTCCAGGCACAGCGCGCCAACATAATCAACTATCTCCAGAATAACCGGGAAAACGTTTTGAAACAGGTTTATGCAGTAGATAATTATCTCGGGAATGCCTATTCCTCCTTGCTTACGCTGAAACAAATTATACAGTCCTCTACGCCTCAGAACTTTTCAGTTGCGAAGATCTCCGAGATAAGAGGCACCACTGACAATGCTCTTGCATATGCCTCAAACATAATAACGAGTAACACAACTTTTCTCTACTACTATGCCAATCTAGGCGATGTTGTCTCCAAGGCTGTTACCCTTATTGATGGAGGCATCTGGGCGGACATCGACAAAATAGTAGGATTTAAGCTTATCCTGACCGAGGACGACCTCGCACAGCTCAGGACAAGCGTTGTCCCAAAAATAGACCAAGCCCTGTCACTTCTACAGACGGCTAGAGACATGCTAAGGCAAATCGAGACAAACTATGACTCTTTTGTCGCGTCTGCTACTAAAGGCCTAGACGAGGAGATAGACAAAATATCCATGCACTTTGTTGGCCTCAAGAACTTTGAAACCCTTTTCTCGGATTCGAGGTTCCCTAACTCAATATACAAGACACTTCTTTTTGTCCTTACAAGCGTGCCATTAAAGGTAGCGGTCGGAGTCTTCCTGGCTTTCCTCTTCTCGTCAGAGCTCATCTATGGGAGAAAAATAATGAGGGCGGCTTTGCTTGTCCCTTGGGCGTTGCCCGTGCTCCTCTCTGTCACAACGTGGAGAATGTTTATGGCCCCACAGATGGGTCCATTGTGGTACTTCCTTAAAGGCCTTGGCATCGACATAAACATCTATAACAGGGAGTGGGACGCCTTCCTGGCCTACAACATCGTGGAAATGTGGCTAGCCTATCCATTCATAATGACTGTCACGATGGCCGCTATCACCTCTATACCTAAGGAGCTCATTGAGTCCGCGATGGTTGACGGTGCATCTGTCTGGCAGAGATTTAAAGACATAATGCTACCCCTAATCTCTAGGCCAGTACTATTCGCCAGCATACTGACGGCTGGAGCATCTTTACAGGCATTCATGGTTCCTCTACTCATAAACAATGGAGGACCAACAAAGGACATCCAGTTCTTGTGGTTCCCACGGACGACCGGAGGCGTAAACGAGATGATTGTTCTCTTCGGCTACAATAGGGCCTACCTAGACCAGCTATACGGATTGTCAGCAGCGGCTTACCTCGTAGTTGTAGCCATACTGTTCATATACGCGCTCATATGGTACTTCCTAATCTACAAGAGGACGACTCCAGGTGGTATGTGA
- a CDS encoding ABC transporter permease subunit, translating into MVGRYWYRFVASIVLTTFGALIVFILLYPVLFALLSSLVRGQMIVTDISQVAKAGLSLEHYVKAISDPRFINDTLLSLLVALINIIFALVVITPAAYAFSRFRFPGRDTLLVAYLVMNQVGGGFGVAAVIALYVMLLKLNQLGLPVIGNPVVLAAIYTAGAVPFQTWMVKNYLDALPREIDESAFIDGANWRQIIFDVVLPASKPTMVVIALFAFMGAWGEFIIANFLRVETLAAYVYATATGQTIFWSDFAARTLLFAIPIIAIYVFTQKYIGEAMRYGAAKI; encoded by the coding sequence ATGGTCGGAAGGTACTGGTACCGATTTGTAGCATCAATAGTCTTGACAACCTTCGGTGCACTAATCGTCTTTATCCTATTATACCCAGTTCTCTTTGCCTTGCTGTCAAGCCTCGTAAGGGGACAAATGATCGTAACAGACATTTCGCAAGTAGCAAAGGCCGGACTGTCGTTAGAGCACTATGTAAAGGCTATAAGCGACCCACGATTCATTAACGACACGCTCCTCAGCCTCCTAGTAGCACTCATAAACATAATATTTGCTCTCGTAGTGATTACTCCAGCTGCCTATGCATTTTCAAGGTTCAGGTTCCCAGGCAGGGACACGTTGCTGGTAGCATACCTGGTAATGAACCAGGTCGGTGGAGGATTCGGTGTGGCCGCAGTCATAGCGCTCTACGTAATGTTGCTAAAACTCAACCAGCTCGGGTTACCAGTCATCGGGAACCCAGTCGTCTTGGCGGCTATCTATACCGCGGGAGCAGTACCATTCCAGACCTGGATGGTCAAAAACTACCTGGACGCCTTGCCGAGGGAGATAGACGAGTCCGCGTTCATTGACGGCGCCAACTGGAGACAAATAATATTCGACGTAGTCCTTCCCGCCTCGAAGCCAACAATGGTGGTCATCGCGCTCTTCGCCTTTATGGGCGCCTGGGGAGAATTCATCATTGCAAACTTCCTAAGGGTGGAGACCCTGGCCGCATACGTCTATGCCACTGCGACAGGCCAGACAATTTTCTGGAGCGACTTTGCGGCTAGAACCCTTCTCTTCGCTATACCAATCATAGCGATATATGTGTTTACACAGAAATACATAGGAGAAGCAATGAGGTACGGCGCTGCCAAGATATAA
- a CDS encoding carotenoid biosynthesis protein — protein MAGRLALAAILLGTGYLLSFTFALFLPRQVGETLLLGFLVASLLAAYKEWKEAPLLVILGSLVGFFSEFLGLSFGVPFGRYRYLRFRNATLFNVPIPIIIAWGTYLYTSYLASLPLTRDKWRRLVLASLLMVLLDLAIDPAMVSAGFWEWLDTGSWFGIPMLNFVGWFTVSFVATLLYTQIAKSNPEGSPALYLPYLATYPQLFYFANGEALLAVSISFTIAILIFGLVLQRYITKKLPVATRREQYIHS, from the coding sequence ATGGCTGGTAGACTCGCCTTAGCCGCTATTCTCCTTGGAACGGGCTACCTATTGTCTTTTACATTTGCGCTGTTTCTTCCCAGGCAAGTCGGCGAGACCCTGTTGCTTGGATTCCTCGTAGCATCTTTACTCGCCGCATATAAAGAGTGGAAAGAGGCGCCCCTACTCGTAATACTCGGCTCACTGGTAGGATTCTTTTCAGAGTTTCTGGGGCTAAGCTTCGGCGTCCCGTTTGGACGCTACAGGTATCTAAGATTCAGGAACGCTACGCTTTTTAACGTACCTATCCCAATCATCATTGCATGGGGAACGTACCTCTACACATCATATCTCGCGTCACTACCCCTGACGAGAGACAAGTGGAGAAGGCTCGTACTGGCATCCCTACTCATGGTTCTGTTAGACCTCGCCATAGACCCTGCCATGGTTAGTGCTGGCTTTTGGGAATGGCTCGATACTGGGTCATGGTTTGGAATACCCATGTTAAACTTTGTAGGCTGGTTTACCGTATCCTTTGTTGCTACGCTCCTATACACACAAATAGCGAAAAGCAATCCAGAGGGAAGCCCAGCACTCTATCTCCCGTACTTGGCTACCTATCCGCAACTCTTCTACTTTGCTAATGGAGAAGCTCTTCTAGCTGTCTCTATCAGCTTCACAATTGCAATATTAATTTTCGGTCTAGTCTTACAAAGGTACATCACCAAGAAATTGCCTGTGGCGACCCGTAGAGAGCAATACATCCATTCATGA
- a CDS encoding elongator complex protein 3 has translation MQEAVKKPIKPTRMLSGVHVFAVMAKPYPCPHGKCLYCPGGPDKGTPQSYVGNEPALMRAIHAGFDPYLQVKLRLKQYQAMGHLPSKAEVVIMGGTFNAMPRDYQVWFVTRMFEAFNRYPEDPPEELPSLEEAQLRNETAQIRVVGLTIETRPDWAREGDADWFLYLGATKIEIGVQSIHEDVLKRVNRGHGVKEVVEATRILKDAGFKVVYHIMPGLPGSNFDRDIEMVREIFSNPDFMPDMLKIYPTLVMEGTGLYEQWRRGLYKPLTDEEAAELISEMYRYIPRWVRVIRVQRDVPANQIIAGPKKSNLRELVERKAIEKGITINDIRYREVSRQIRRGIVPKEIRITRETYQASMGEEIFLAAEDPENNVLVGLIRMRIPSQYAHRWEIDGRTAIIRELHVYGPEVPIGGYDEEAWQHKGWGSKLLKEAERIALEEYDRTKMLVLSGVGAREYYRKHGYTRPRDSPYMTKILQP, from the coding sequence ATGCAGGAGGCTGTAAAGAAGCCCATCAAGCCTACAAGGATGCTCTCAGGGGTCCACGTCTTCGCAGTCATGGCTAAGCCCTACCCATGTCCACATGGAAAATGCCTCTACTGTCCCGGGGGACCAGACAAGGGCACACCCCAAAGCTATGTTGGCAACGAGCCTGCACTAATGAGGGCGATACATGCTGGCTTCGACCCATACCTACAGGTAAAGCTCAGGCTCAAACAGTACCAGGCCATGGGACATCTCCCCAGCAAGGCAGAGGTAGTAATTATGGGCGGGACCTTCAACGCCATGCCCCGAGACTACCAGGTATGGTTCGTCACGAGGATGTTTGAGGCCTTCAACAGGTACCCCGAGGATCCACCTGAAGAACTGCCGAGCCTAGAGGAGGCCCAGCTACGAAACGAGACCGCACAAATCAGGGTCGTCGGGCTGACAATCGAGACCAGGCCGGACTGGGCCAGAGAGGGGGACGCAGACTGGTTCCTCTATCTGGGCGCCACAAAAATAGAGATCGGAGTCCAGAGCATCCACGAAGACGTCCTGAAAAGGGTCAACCGGGGCCACGGGGTAAAAGAGGTCGTAGAGGCGACGCGCATACTGAAGGACGCGGGCTTCAAGGTCGTATACCACATTATGCCGGGTCTGCCGGGATCCAACTTTGATAGGGACATAGAGATGGTTAGAGAAATCTTCAGCAATCCAGACTTCATGCCAGACATGCTAAAGATCTACCCAACCCTCGTCATGGAGGGTACAGGCCTCTACGAGCAATGGAGAAGAGGTCTCTACAAGCCGTTGACCGACGAGGAGGCAGCAGAACTCATCTCCGAGATGTACAGGTACATTCCACGTTGGGTCCGCGTAATAAGGGTTCAACGCGACGTCCCAGCTAACCAGATAATAGCGGGGCCTAAAAAGTCAAACCTGCGCGAGCTCGTCGAGAGAAAAGCGATAGAGAAGGGGATCACAATCAACGACATTAGGTACAGGGAGGTCAGCCGCCAGATAAGGAGAGGTATAGTCCCCAAGGAAATAAGGATAACAAGGGAAACATACCAAGCAAGCATGGGCGAAGAAATTTTCCTCGCCGCAGAGGACCCGGAAAACAACGTCCTCGTAGGGCTCATAAGGATGAGGATTCCCTCCCAATACGCGCACCGCTGGGAAATAGACGGCAGAACCGCGATCATAAGGGAGCTACACGTCTACGGCCCAGAGGTACCAATAGGCGGGTACGACGAAGAGGCGTGGCAACACAAGGGCTGGGGCTCCAAGCTCCTAAAAGAAGCCGAAAGAATAGCCTTGGAGGAATACGACAGAACCAAGATGCTTGTCTTGTCAGGTGTAGGTGCGAGGGAATACTATAGAAAACACGGCTATACGAGACCCAGGGACTCGCCATACATGACGAAGATTCTTCAACCCTAA